From Pseudomonas arsenicoxydans:
CCATCCGGCTCCAACGGGTGATTTCCTCCACCGTGCGCTGGCACCCGGTGCAAATATCATCCTCGTCCAGCGCGCAAATGTTCACGCAGGGCGACAGGACCGGTCGTTCGCTAGCGCTCATTCGTCCTGCTCGACCAGATCACGGGCATAGCGCTGCGAGTTATGCACATAGTGCGCGGCACTGGCCTCCAGCATCTTTTTCTGCGGCTCGGTCAATTCACGAACCACCTTGCCCGGCGAGCCCATGACCAGCGAGCCGTCCGGAATCTCCTTGCCCTCACCGATCAGCGAGTTGGCGCCGATGATGCAGTTCTTGCCGATCTTCGCGCCGTTGAGAATCACCGCGTTAATGCCGATCAGGCTGTAATCGCCCACGGTGCAGCCGTGAAGCATGGCGTTGTGGCCAATGGTCACGCCGGTGCCGATGGTCAGCGGGTAGCCCATGTCGGTGTGCATCACCGTGCCGTCCTGGACGTTGCTGTTTTTGCCGATCAGGATCAATTCGTTGTCGCCACGCAACACAGCGTTGAACCAGACGTTGGCGCCCTCTTCCAGCTTGACCTTGCCCACCAGCACGGCATTGGGTGCGACCCAGCTCTGCGGATGGGTTTCGACGCGGGCATCGCCCAGGCGATATTTCATCTTGTTTTCCTCAAGGCTCAGGCAGCCGCGTTTCTCGCCATACGAACGATGGCTTCAACTATTGATAAAACTTTTGGGTGGGTGATGCAGGCTGATGTCAGCGTCATAAAGCAGGTTGATCAACTCTACGATCATGATCGCGGTCAGGCCCCAGATCTTGTACTCACCATAACGATAACTCGGCACGTACCAGCTGCGCCCCTGGTAATCGATGCGGTGAGTGTGTTCCCGAGGATCTTCGCGGAAGAACTCCAGCGGCACACTGAACACCGCTGCGATTTCGGCATCGTTGGCCAGGTATTCGACAAAGTCCGGAATGACACCGACATACGGTGTGACCTTGATGCCATGCAGGGAAATCAACGGGCTTAACGGGCCAATGACTTCGACCAGCCCTGGCGGCAGGCCGATTTCTTCTTCGGCTTCGCGCAGTGCGGTGAAAATCAGGTCGG
This genomic window contains:
- a CDS encoding DUF1289 domain-containing protein; translation: MSASERPVLSPCVNICALDEDDICTGCQRTVEEITRWSRMDNEERRKVLGLCNERAKSSGLLWMLGKTPDL
- a CDS encoding gamma carbonic anhydrase family protein, with translation MKYRLGDARVETHPQSWVAPNAVLVGKVKLEEGANVWFNAVLRGDNELILIGKNSNVQDGTVMHTDMGYPLTIGTGVTIGHNAMLHGCTVGDYSLIGINAVILNGAKIGKNCIIGANSLIGEGKEIPDGSLVMGSPGKVVRELTEPQKKMLEASAAHYVHNSQRYARDLVEQDE
- a CDS encoding CoA pyrophosphatase encodes the protein MLDELLHRVSNHIPRTLETDKRFPEAAVLVPITRSDEPELVLTLRASGLSTHGGEVAFPGGRRDPEDPDLIFTALREAEEEIGLPPGLVEVIGPLSPLISLHGIKVTPYVGVIPDFVEYLANDAEIAAVFSVPLEFFREDPREHTHRIDYQGRSWYVPSYRYGEYKIWGLTAIMIVELINLLYDADISLHHPPKSFINS